One Halobacterium zhouii genomic region harbors:
- a CDS encoding ABC transporter substrate-binding protein encodes MSDNTRRESDASVSGDTGHSASTRRAFIGATGTAAASSLAGCTGILGGAGGGDVLRVTVWSGNYAERFEKAIKPIFESRFDATLQLNSGWNSLLAKIKSSPPDNPPFDVTVTVEPIYYNGRKQGLFEPLRYDENIPNIEGVMQHYKDIRPISHGAPVDGAPLTILYNNSLEKPVDTWSDFTSDFVKQSNGVGVDSGFWIYPLLSAAVGTDAAPGAQELYQKADHEELINTIEQWPITGWASSGTDVWQQFRNGIIDAAQWYFGQVYYDIDKHEDISFAMPETNAGYMDNWAVVRGTDKRTLGEKFINMLLDPEVQSKWSEEHPLFFTTKEMEYAGDLSNYLPTNEEEAKKMSIPQWEQVAPYSDKFSTKFKRMKTQ; translated from the coding sequence GTGTCCGATAACACTCGACGCGAGAGCGACGCGAGCGTATCAGGTGATACGGGTCATTCCGCATCGACACGCCGCGCCTTCATTGGCGCGACAGGTACCGCAGCCGCGAGTTCACTCGCCGGCTGTACGGGCATCCTCGGCGGTGCAGGCGGCGGGGACGTCCTCCGCGTGACCGTCTGGAGTGGGAACTACGCAGAGCGCTTCGAGAAGGCGATCAAGCCCATCTTCGAGTCCCGCTTCGACGCCACCCTCCAGCTCAACTCCGGGTGGAACTCCCTGCTCGCGAAGATCAAGTCCTCACCACCGGACAACCCGCCGTTCGACGTCACCGTGACGGTCGAACCCATCTACTACAACGGCCGGAAGCAGGGGCTCTTCGAACCGCTCCGCTACGACGAGAACATCCCGAACATCGAGGGCGTCATGCAACACTACAAGGACATTCGTCCTATCTCCCACGGCGCTCCCGTGGACGGAGCGCCCCTCACAATCCTCTACAACAACTCCCTCGAGAAGCCGGTGGACACCTGGAGCGACTTCACCAGTGACTTCGTCAAACAGTCCAACGGCGTGGGCGTCGACTCCGGGTTCTGGATCTACCCGCTGCTCAGCGCGGCCGTCGGTACGGACGCCGCGCCCGGCGCGCAGGAACTCTATCAGAAGGCCGACCACGAGGAACTCATCAACACCATCGAGCAGTGGCCGATCACGGGCTGGGCGTCCTCGGGGACCGACGTCTGGCAGCAGTTCCGGAACGGCATCATCGACGCCGCGCAGTGGTACTTCGGCCAGGTGTACTACGACATCGACAAGCACGAGGACATCTCCTTCGCGATGCCGGAGACGAACGCCGGCTACATGGACAACTGGGCGGTCGTCCGGGGCACCGACAAGCGCACGCTCGGCGAGAAGTTCATCAACATGCTCCTCGACCCCGAGGTCCAGAGCAAGTGGTCGGAGGAACATCCGCTGTTCTTCACCACCAAGGAGATGGAGTACGCGGGTGACCTCAGCAACTACCTGCCGACCAACGAGGAGGAGGCGAAGAAGATGTCCATCCCGCAGTGGGAGCAGGTGGCACCGTACTCCGACAAGTTCTCTACGAAGTTCAAGCGGATGAAGACCCAGTAG
- the dph2 gene encoding diphthamide biosynthesis enzyme Dph2 — translation MSQEETRSDGDLRNTGLSLKRDRTWDYELDRIVDAVEERDAEKVGLQFPEGLKRRAPAVADDLRELLPEDVRVLISGQPCYGACDLDTYMMRRTDVFVHFGHSPMKDSEKIIYVPLFSNVDVEPIMEESMEELEVGDVGLVTTAQHMNRFEEMREWLEERGFDVHTRRGDDRLTNEGQVLGCNYASADIDADQVLYVGGGKFHPLGLAMEHPEKHVVIADPVNNAVSVADTEKFLKQRYASVHKAMDAEKWGVIFCTKIGQGRWDQANEIVENNDNAYLITMDEVTPDRLRNFDMDAFVNTGCPRITTDDGPQFHKPMLTPGEYEIAVGNKPLEDLSFDTFHGTW, via the coding sequence ATGAGCCAAGAGGAGACGCGTTCGGACGGGGACCTCCGGAACACGGGTCTATCCCTGAAGCGAGACCGGACGTGGGACTACGAACTCGACCGCATCGTTGACGCCGTCGAGGAGCGCGACGCCGAGAAGGTCGGCCTGCAGTTCCCGGAGGGTCTGAAGCGGCGCGCGCCCGCCGTGGCAGACGACCTCCGCGAGTTGCTGCCCGAGGACGTGCGCGTACTCATCTCGGGACAGCCGTGTTACGGCGCCTGCGACCTCGACACGTACATGATGCGCCGGACGGACGTGTTCGTCCACTTCGGCCACTCCCCGATGAAGGACTCCGAGAAGATCATCTACGTGCCGCTGTTCTCGAACGTGGACGTCGAGCCCATCATGGAGGAGTCCATGGAGGAACTCGAGGTCGGGGACGTGGGCCTGGTAACGACCGCCCAGCACATGAACCGCTTCGAGGAGATGCGGGAGTGGCTGGAGGAGCGGGGCTTCGACGTGCACACGCGTCGTGGAGACGACCGCCTCACCAACGAGGGGCAGGTGCTGGGCTGTAACTACGCGAGCGCGGACATCGACGCCGACCAGGTGCTGTACGTCGGCGGCGGGAAGTTCCACCCGCTCGGACTCGCGATGGAACACCCAGAGAAACACGTCGTCATCGCGGACCCCGTGAACAACGCTGTCTCGGTCGCGGACACCGAGAAGTTCCTCAAGCAGCGCTACGCGTCGGTCCACAAGGCGATGGACGCCGAGAAGTGGGGCGTCATCTTCTGCACGAAGATCGGGCAGGGGCGCTGGGACCAGGCCAACGAGATCGTCGAGAACAACGACAACGCCTACCTCATCACGATGGACGAGGTCACCCCGGACCGCCTCCGGAACTTCGACATGGACGCGTTCGTGAACACGGGCTGTCCGCGCATCACGACCGACGACGGGCCGCAGTTCCACAAGCCGATGCTGACGCCCGGCGAGTACGAGATCGCGGTCGGCAACAAGCCACTCGAGGACCTCTCGTTCGACACGTTCCACGGCACCTGGTAG
- a CDS encoding helix-turn-helix domain-containing protein, which yields MSVIAAFSLTSPRMVLYDAMTTNPDVRIDVESVDGLPDGNPVTVMWAEDGDLSAFDAALREDPTVENVARLESFPERNLYKYRVSDRAEVSLYPRWMELGGAELDMEASNGEWTQRVRFPTRAALREFRSICDDHDVTFTLHRMYNDSESANPHPLTDAQQQALSVAFDRGYFRVPREGSLEEIADELGVSQQAASERLRRATHNLAADVVEN from the coding sequence ATGAGTGTCATCGCAGCGTTCTCGCTCACCTCCCCGCGCATGGTGCTGTACGACGCGATGACGACGAATCCCGACGTCAGGATCGACGTCGAATCCGTCGACGGTCTCCCGGACGGGAACCCCGTGACGGTGATGTGGGCGGAGGACGGCGACCTGTCGGCCTTCGACGCCGCCCTCCGCGAGGACCCGACGGTCGAGAACGTCGCCCGACTGGAGTCGTTCCCCGAGCGGAATCTCTACAAATACCGCGTCTCCGACCGCGCGGAAGTGTCTCTTTACCCTCGGTGGATGGAACTCGGCGGCGCAGAACTCGACATGGAGGCCTCGAACGGCGAGTGGACCCAGCGCGTCAGGTTCCCCACGCGGGCGGCGCTGCGGGAGTTCCGGTCGATCTGCGACGACCACGACGTCACGTTCACGCTCCACCGCATGTACAACGACTCCGAGTCCGCGAACCCGCACCCGCTCACCGACGCCCAGCAGCAGGCCCTCTCTGTGGCGTTCGACCGCGGGTACTTCCGGGTGCCCCGCGAGGGCTCTCTCGAGGAGATAGCCGACGAACTCGGCGTCTCACAGCAGGCGGCTTCCGAGAGACTGCGGCGAGCGACGCACAACCTGGCCGCCGACGTCGTCGAGAACTAG
- a CDS encoding DNA-directed RNA polymerase subunit L, whose protein sequence is MDLRVIEKGETELTIEIAGEDHTFMNVLKGSLLETDGVTAASYDMNPEQSGGQTEPLVTIKTDEETDPIDALESAAEFTGEKLRDFGSTFESAA, encoded by the coding sequence ATGGATCTGCGGGTCATCGAGAAGGGCGAGACGGAGCTCACCATCGAGATCGCCGGTGAAGACCACACGTTCATGAACGTGCTCAAGGGATCACTGCTCGAGACGGACGGCGTGACGGCCGCGTCCTACGACATGAACCCCGAGCAGTCGGGTGGGCAGACGGAGCCACTGGTCACTATCAAGACTGACGAGGAGACCGACCCCATCGACGCGCTCGAGAGCGCGGCCGAGTTCACGGGGGAGAAACTCCGGGACTTCGGAAGCACGTTCGAGTCGGCGGCCTGA
- a CDS encoding ABC transporter ATP-binding protein: MASVTLDDLTKQYGDLTAVDDLDLDVRDGELLCLLGPSGCGKSTTLRMLGGLESPSGGDVHIGEERVTDQPPYDRDTSMVFQSWALFPHKSVLENVAFGLKMAGVGAEERRESAREMLSVVEMSEFADSDPVDLSGGQKQRVALARSLAIEPSVLLLDEPLSNLDKRLREQMQLELRNIHEEVETTFVHVTHDQNEAFTLADRIGIMNDGEIEQVGPPREVYDNPVSLFVEEFLGDTNLVDATVQATIDGGVVAETEFETDIEVPTAPGEVGPGDPLTISFRPEELTVDHVVADGGQRTASDVSDEITTSLEGTITDVLYRGSSVRFYVEIGDAGVFFEQSVGADTEFEVGDSVSVSWDPDDLLVFSAGDRVGGGGSE; encoded by the coding sequence ATGGCATCTGTCACACTCGACGACTTGACCAAGCAGTACGGAGACTTGACCGCCGTCGACGACCTCGACCTCGACGTCAGGGACGGCGAACTCCTCTGCCTGCTCGGCCCCTCCGGTTGCGGCAAGTCGACGACCCTCCGGATGCTCGGCGGCCTCGAGTCGCCGAGCGGGGGCGACGTTCACATCGGCGAGGAGCGCGTCACCGACCAGCCACCGTACGACCGCGACACCTCGATGGTGTTCCAGTCGTGGGCGCTATTCCCCCACAAGTCGGTGCTCGAGAACGTCGCGTTCGGCCTGAAGATGGCTGGCGTCGGCGCCGAGGAACGACGCGAGAGCGCCCGCGAGATGCTGTCGGTCGTCGAGATGAGTGAGTTCGCGGACAGCGACCCCGTGGACCTCTCCGGCGGGCAGAAACAGCGCGTCGCGCTCGCGCGCTCGCTCGCCATCGAACCCTCGGTCCTCCTGCTCGACGAACCGCTGTCGAACCTCGACAAGCGACTCCGCGAGCAGATGCAACTCGAATTGCGGAACATCCACGAGGAGGTCGAGACGACGTTCGTCCACGTCACGCACGACCAGAACGAGGCGTTCACGCTCGCCGACCGCATCGGCATCATGAACGACGGCGAGATCGAGCAGGTCGGCCCGCCCCGAGAGGTGTACGACAACCCGGTGAGCCTCTTCGTCGAGGAGTTCCTCGGCGACACCAATCTCGTTGACGCGACCGTCCAGGCGACCATCGACGGCGGCGTCGTCGCAGAAACCGAGTTCGAAACGGACATCGAAGTGCCGACGGCGCCGGGCGAAGTCGGACCCGGTGACCCGCTCACCATCTCGTTCCGCCCCGAGGAACTCACCGTCGACCACGTGGTCGCGGACGGCGGTCAGCGCACCGCCAGCGACGTGAGCGACGAGATCACGACCTCCCTCGAGGGGACCATCACGGACGTCCTCTACCGCGGGTCGTCGGTCCGGTTCTACGTCGAAATCGGCGACGCCGGCGTGTTCTTCGAGCAGAGCGTCGGCGCCGACACCGAGTTCGAGGTCGGGGACAGCGTCAGTGTGTCCTGGGACCCCGACGACCTCCTCGTCTTCTCGGCGGGTGACCGTGTCGGCGGGGGTGGTTCCGAGTGA
- the hisF gene encoding imidazole glycerol phosphate synthase subunit HisF has product MLTKRVVPCIDVDVDEDGNPAVYTGVNFENLEYTGDPVEMARRYNDAGADEFVFLDITASAEGRETMLDTVSRVADEVFIPLTVGGGIRDTEDIKETLRAGADKVSINSGAIANPRLVNEGARAFGSQCIVISVDAKRRFDERGEYYAQVDGESCWFECTVKGGREGTGLDVVEWAAEAESRGAGELFVNSIDADGTREGYDLPLTRAVCDSVSTPVIASSGCGGPQDMVDAFDAGADAALAASIFHSGEYTVAEAKAYLDDAGVPVRR; this is encoded by the coding sequence ATGCTCACGAAGCGCGTCGTGCCCTGCATCGACGTGGACGTCGACGAGGACGGCAACCCCGCCGTCTACACGGGCGTGAACTTCGAGAATCTCGAGTACACCGGCGACCCCGTGGAGATGGCTCGGCGGTACAACGACGCGGGCGCGGACGAGTTCGTCTTCCTCGACATCACGGCGAGCGCGGAGGGCCGCGAGACGATGCTCGACACGGTATCCCGAGTTGCCGACGAGGTGTTCATTCCGCTCACGGTCGGTGGCGGAATCCGGGACACCGAGGACATCAAGGAGACGTTGCGTGCGGGCGCGGACAAGGTGTCTATCAACTCGGGCGCCATCGCCAACCCGCGGCTCGTGAACGAGGGCGCGCGGGCGTTCGGCAGCCAGTGTATCGTCATCAGCGTGGACGCGAAGCGGCGCTTCGACGAGCGCGGCGAGTACTACGCGCAGGTCGACGGTGAGTCCTGCTGGTTCGAGTGCACGGTCAAGGGCGGACGCGAGGGCACGGGGCTCGACGTCGTCGAGTGGGCGGCCGAAGCGGAATCCCGTGGAGCGGGCGAGTTGTTCGTGAACTCCATCGACGCCGACGGCACGCGAGAAGGGTACGACCTCCCGCTCACGCGCGCGGTCTGTGACAGCGTCTCCACGCCGGTCATCGCGTCGTCGGGCTGTGGCGGCCCCCAGGACATGGTCGACGCGTTCGACGCCGGCGCGGACGCTGCGCTCGCTGCGTCCATCTTCCACTCGGGAGAGTACACAGTCGCAGAGGCGAAGGCGTATCTCGACGACGCTGGGGTCCCGGTCCGCCGCTGA
- a CDS encoding rhomboid family intramembrane serine protease — MSSSSLVVLAVAGATLAVAAAVPRLRRPALLSVGTPLAALLGLVAALFAGFVSIYDVLAYAPVLVVGAATAAALATGEGRAFVRRVRSRLLFGVPWGTALVTAFVVAFYVYVQFGFRGLTSPLVVPFVSWSYYYPLGVLTAPFAHAGLGHLTGNVIGTLAFAPLAEYAFSHYPTGRGNSSFGSWRTNPYVRAFVLFPLGVLAVALLSGVFAWGATIGFSGVVYAFAGFALVRYPLATVVAVTARSVVSVLLETLQNPIVYANPSPSFGAPWWAGIAVQGHLFGFLLGALLAGALVARRGNRPSGARVWFGGLVLLTSLSLWAVWWYGVSTQYVLYRAVGVLLVAGVAALLAAVVRAGDRTLVSDLTTRRVAFSLLLLPILTMSLVAVPVNLTTVQDAGLPGDPVEIRDYRVTYAEDVTNERVGAVDVPYFEQVTNVSASGVVVANPDRNIWAERVSAGALAFWGDHAVTVGGLGWEETVWVHRRGWVPTGAHPVYNVYVEPENGDLRPVFASQSATADPVVAGRSVRVDAREGAFGLRVLRNGSVLSSVGIPAQNETVTAAGLTFVRNGSRVVVVNGDTRVTIAHEEQYQ, encoded by the coding sequence ATGTCGTCTTCGTCGCTGGTCGTTCTCGCGGTCGCGGGAGCCACGCTCGCCGTCGCGGCAGCCGTCCCGCGCCTCCGACGACCCGCGCTCCTCTCAGTTGGCACGCCGCTCGCTGCGTTACTCGGCCTGGTCGCCGCACTGTTCGCGGGATTCGTCTCCATCTACGACGTGCTCGCGTACGCTCCGGTGCTCGTCGTCGGCGCCGCGACTGCTGCCGCGCTCGCGACTGGAGAGGGACGAGCGTTCGTCCGGCGCGTCCGCTCCCGACTCCTGTTCGGCGTGCCCTGGGGGACGGCGCTCGTCACCGCGTTCGTCGTCGCGTTCTACGTCTACGTCCAGTTCGGATTCCGGGGGCTCACCTCTCCGCTCGTCGTGCCGTTCGTCTCGTGGTCGTACTACTACCCGCTGGGCGTGCTCACCGCGCCGTTCGCGCACGCCGGCCTCGGCCACCTCACGGGGAACGTCATCGGCACGCTCGCGTTCGCGCCACTCGCCGAGTACGCCTTCTCGCACTACCCCACTGGACGCGGGAATTCATCGTTCGGGTCGTGGCGGACGAACCCCTACGTCCGGGCGTTCGTTCTGTTCCCCCTGGGCGTTCTCGCCGTGGCCCTCCTCTCCGGCGTCTTCGCGTGGGGTGCGACAATCGGGTTCTCGGGCGTCGTGTACGCGTTCGCCGGGTTCGCGCTCGTCCGCTACCCGCTGGCCACGGTGGTCGCGGTCACCGCTCGCAGCGTCGTCTCCGTGCTCTTGGAGACGCTCCAGAACCCGATCGTCTACGCGAACCCGTCGCCGTCGTTCGGCGCGCCGTGGTGGGCAGGCATCGCCGTGCAGGGCCACCTGTTCGGCTTCCTCCTCGGCGCACTGCTCGCCGGCGCGCTCGTCGCGCGCCGCGGGAACCGGCCGTCCGGCGCACGCGTCTGGTTCGGGGGGCTCGTACTCCTCACCTCGTTGTCGCTCTGGGCGGTCTGGTGGTACGGAGTGAGCACCCAGTACGTCCTCTACCGGGCTGTCGGCGTTCTCCTCGTCGCCGGCGTCGCGGCGCTGCTCGCGGCGGTCGTGCGGGCCGGCGACCGAACCCTGGTGAGCGACCTCACTACGCGACGGGTCGCGTTCTCGTTGCTCCTGTTGCCGATTCTCACGATGTCACTGGTCGCCGTTCCCGTGAACCTCACGACCGTTCAGGACGCCGGGCTTCCCGGCGACCCCGTCGAGATCCGGGACTACCGAGTCACGTACGCCGAGGACGTCACGAACGAACGCGTCGGAGCGGTCGACGTGCCGTACTTCGAGCAGGTGACGAACGTCTCCGCGAGCGGGGTGGTCGTCGCCAACCCCGACCGGAACATCTGGGCCGAGCGGGTATCAGCGGGCGCGCTCGCGTTCTGGGGCGACCACGCGGTGACCGTCGGCGGCCTCGGATGGGAGGAGACGGTCTGGGTGCACCGCCGCGGCTGGGTGCCGACCGGAGCACACCCCGTCTACAACGTCTACGTCGAACCTGAGAACGGGGATTTACGGCCCGTGTTCGCCTCGCAGAGTGCCACCGCCGACCCGGTCGTCGCGGGACGCAGCGTCCGCGTGGACGCACGCGAGGGCGCGTTCGGCCTCCGAGTCTTGCGGAACGGCTCGGTCCTCTCGAGCGTCGGCATACCCGCACAGAACGAGACGGTGACTGCTGCCGGCCTCACATTCGTCCGGAACGGGTCGCGGGTCGTCGTCGTAAACGGCGACACCAGAGTCACGATCGCCCACGAGGAACAGTACCAGTAG
- a CDS encoding ABC transporter permease: protein MSGLFGDSAFEWFGEKIKSRGSRNIFLVAPLAAFELVFFLIPFLILVRMSLNANVDPGFYASAFTLEGYRAVLESSLYHQLIIFSFKLGVVATVLAVGLALFYAYAAYQAEGFRQSVLLFSVILPLLTTLVVKTYAWRPLLAPNGVLNDILLGLGVIGTPISFAPGIVGTLVGQVYIVFPYAVLAIYSVLTTMDWDTVEAARDLGASRPRSFFEVVVPEVLPGIAVATVMSFAWSVGAYAAPSQLGSGQQTTFAMEIESLMLTQFDYPTGAAFSLLMLGGMLVVSLAVMRLLTGSIGGVQNV, encoded by the coding sequence GTGAGTGGTCTCTTCGGAGACTCCGCGTTCGAGTGGTTCGGAGAGAAGATCAAGAGCCGTGGCTCCCGGAACATCTTCCTGGTGGCCCCGCTCGCGGCGTTCGAGCTCGTGTTCTTCCTGATTCCGTTCCTCATCCTCGTTCGGATGAGCCTGAACGCGAACGTCGACCCGGGATTCTACGCGTCCGCGTTCACGCTCGAGGGCTACCGCGCCGTCCTCGAATCCAGCCTCTACCACCAGCTCATCATCTTCTCGTTCAAACTCGGCGTCGTCGCGACGGTCCTCGCCGTGGGGCTCGCGCTGTTCTACGCGTACGCCGCGTACCAAGCGGAGGGATTCCGACAGTCCGTGTTGCTGTTCTCGGTCATTCTCCCTCTGTTGACGACGCTCGTCGTGAAGACGTACGCGTGGCGGCCACTTCTCGCACCCAACGGCGTGCTGAACGACATCCTGCTCGGACTGGGCGTCATCGGAACCCCGATATCGTTCGCTCCGGGCATCGTCGGGACGCTCGTCGGCCAGGTGTACATCGTCTTCCCGTACGCCGTGCTCGCCATCTACAGCGTGCTGACGACGATGGACTGGGACACCGTCGAGGCCGCCCGCGACCTCGGCGCGTCACGGCCGCGGTCGTTCTTCGAGGTCGTCGTCCCCGAGGTACTCCCCGGCATCGCGGTCGCAACCGTCATGTCGTTCGCGTGGAGCGTCGGCGCGTACGCCGCGCCATCCCAGTTGGGGTCCGGCCAGCAGACGACGTTCGCGATGGAGATAGAGAGCCTGATGCTCACGCAGTTCGACTACCCGACCGGCGCCGCGTTCAGCCTCCTGATGCTCGGCGGGATGCTCGTGGTGTCCCTCGCCGTGATGCGACTCCTCACCGGATCCATCGGAGGTGTCCAGAATGTCTAG
- a CDS encoding METTL5 family protein: MKRALEQQLAAVEGFRDPSVALEQYPTPADVAAHLLHLATLHDDVAGRVVADLGAGTGVLALGAATCEPERVVGVERDSDALTVAQENERAIDPDVAVDWIRGDATRPPFADVDTVVMNPPFGAQRGNRHADRGFLATASELASVSYSIHNAGSREFVESFAADAGGEVTHAFAAEFDVDHQFDFHERERETLDVEVFRVEWA; this comes from the coding sequence ATGAAGCGCGCGCTCGAACAACAACTCGCCGCAGTCGAGGGGTTCCGGGACCCGAGTGTGGCTCTCGAGCAGTACCCCACGCCCGCGGACGTCGCGGCCCACCTGCTCCACCTCGCGACCCTCCACGACGACGTCGCGGGCCGCGTGGTTGCGGACCTCGGTGCGGGAACCGGCGTGCTCGCGCTCGGCGCGGCAACCTGTGAACCCGAACGCGTCGTCGGCGTCGAGCGCGATTCCGACGCGCTCACCGTTGCACAAGAGAACGAGCGCGCTATCGACCCCGACGTGGCAGTCGACTGGATCCGAGGGGACGCCACGCGACCGCCGTTCGCAGACGTGGACACGGTCGTCATGAACCCGCCGTTCGGCGCGCAACGCGGCAACCGCCACGCGGACCGCGGGTTCCTGGCCACCGCGAGCGAACTCGCGTCGGTCTCGTACTCGATACACAACGCGGGAAGCCGCGAGTTCGTGGAGTCCTTCGCGGCCGACGCCGGCGGCGAGGTTACGCACGCGTTCGCCGCCGAGTTCGACGTCGACCACCAGTTCGACTTCCACGAGCGCGAGCGCGAGACCCTCGACGTGGAAGTGTTCAGAGTCGAGTGGGCGTGA
- a CDS encoding YlbF family regulator, whose product MSVDSDSTASAPDTEADDLARQLGEAIRDLPEYEAFEETKAAVETNEEVQDRIDEFESLRQEFMLARQTGDATQEDVQTLQEAQNHLHEHPVMAEYLEAQDALQDRFEALNDTISEELAVDFVGESGACCQD is encoded by the coding sequence ATGAGCGTCGACTCAGACTCTACCGCGAGCGCCCCAGATACAGAGGCCGACGACCTCGCACGCCAGCTCGGCGAGGCCATCCGCGACCTGCCCGAGTACGAGGCGTTCGAGGAGACGAAGGCCGCCGTCGAGACGAACGAGGAGGTCCAGGACCGCATCGACGAGTTCGAGTCCCTCCGCCAGGAGTTCATGCTCGCGCGCCAGACCGGCGACGCCACCCAGGAGGACGTCCAGACCCTCCAGGAGGCCCAGAACCACCTCCACGAGCACCCCGTGATGGCGGAGTATCTGGAGGCCCAGGACGCCCTCCAGGACCGCTTCGAGGCACTCAACGACACCATCTCCGAGGAACTCGCCGTCGACTTCGTCGGTGAATCGGGCGCCTGCTGTCAGGACTGA
- a CDS encoding ABC transporter permease, with the protein MSRVTRERAEDALFRAGYWLVFAVAMLPIVVVFVTSFQQGQYLTFPPSEFSLQWYTQFFSSSKWLSAVRDSIIIGVGASVLATTLGVTGSLAVQRSDSVLARILPPIILLPLLLPPVVIGLTLLIYFNSIGFMNAYLNIIVAHTLWATPLVFFIMQSVFARFDWSLRDAGMDLGASPGRVFYHVVLPNVRSGVIISGVVAFIVSLQEFIMALFLKSFTVKTVPVLAWQSLQSSLTPIVSVVSTFLVGASVLGVLIATTLMNIEWLAEQL; encoded by the coding sequence ATGTCTAGGGTGACCCGCGAGCGCGCCGAAGACGCGCTGTTCCGCGCTGGCTACTGGCTGGTGTTCGCGGTCGCAATGTTGCCCATCGTGGTCGTGTTCGTCACATCCTTCCAGCAGGGCCAGTACCTCACGTTCCCACCGAGCGAGTTCAGCCTGCAGTGGTACACCCAGTTCTTCTCCAGTAGCAAGTGGTTGAGTGCGGTTCGCGACAGCATCATCATCGGCGTCGGCGCGTCCGTCCTCGCCACCACGCTCGGCGTCACGGGCTCGCTCGCCGTGCAGCGCTCGGACTCGGTGCTGGCGCGCATTCTGCCGCCCATCATCCTCCTTCCGCTCCTCCTCCCGCCGGTGGTCATCGGGCTGACGCTGCTCATCTACTTCAACAGCATCGGCTTCATGAACGCCTACCTGAACATCATCGTCGCGCACACGCTGTGGGCGACGCCGCTCGTGTTCTTCATCATGCAGTCGGTGTTCGCCCGGTTCGACTGGAGTCTGCGCGACGCCGGCATGGACCTCGGTGCGTCCCCGGGTCGCGTGTTCTACCACGTCGTCTTGCCGAACGTCCGGAGCGGCGTCATCATCTCCGGCGTGGTGGCGTTCATCGTGAGCCTCCAGGAGTTCATCATGGCGCTGTTCCTCAAGAGCTTCACCGTGAAGACAGTGCCAGTGCTCGCCTGGCAGTCACTCCAGTCGTCGCTCACGCCGATAGTGAGCGTGGTGTCCACGTTCCTCGTCGGCGCGTCCGTCCTCGGGGTGTTGATCGCGACCACGCTGATGAACATCGAGTGGCTGGCCGAACAGCTCTGA